A genome region from Natronobeatus ordinarius includes the following:
- a CDS encoding FxsA family protein, translating to MLRWILVLLLIPFLDAVVLALVVSQTPWFGWVAMVLLVVLTGLIGMLLVRAEGRRTLRKMHRSMLEGEPPTNQLLDAGLLIAAGAFLLTPGLVTDALGVLLVIPPTRIPIRMALKRFVIVPYADRKTDGLVSGTVWTYGFPDQGAPGAGGQGGASSGADTYDLSEDAYTVDADRDDEPYTIEFGDDDRDEDEWDDGSVR from the coding sequence ATGCTCCGGTGGATCCTGGTGCTGTTGCTCATCCCCTTCCTGGACGCGGTGGTCCTCGCGCTCGTCGTGAGCCAGACGCCGTGGTTCGGCTGGGTCGCGATGGTCCTGCTCGTCGTACTGACGGGGCTGATCGGGATGTTACTCGTCCGCGCGGAAGGGCGGCGAACGCTCCGGAAGATGCACCGCTCGATGCTCGAGGGAGAGCCGCCGACGAACCAGCTGCTCGACGCCGGGCTCCTGATTGCCGCCGGGGCGTTCTTGCTCACGCCCGGGCTCGTCACCGACGCCCTCGGCGTCCTGCTCGTCATCCCGCCGACGCGGATTCCGATCCGGATGGCGCTCAAGCGGTTCGTCATCGTCCCCTACGCGGACAGAAAGACCGACGGCCTCGTCTCGGGCACCGTCTGGACCTACGGCTTCCCCGACCAGGGTGCACCCGGTGCTGGCGGCCAGGGTGGCGCCTCGAGCGGTGCCGACACCTACGACCTCTCCGAGGACGCCTACACGGTCGATGCCGATCGCGATGACGAGCCGTACACGATCGAGTTCGGCGACGACGACCGCGACGAGGACGAGTGGGACGACGGCAGCGTCCGCTAG
- a CDS encoding NUDIX domain-containing protein, with translation MTGTDEYETSHVVTAFLRSRGEVLLCRRSDDVGTYQGAWGAVSGFAEGDPDAQVRAEIAEETGLEEAVSLVRSAHPIRFEDPDLGREWVVHPYLFDCERRDVELSAEHDDAEWIAPTAILTGDRETVPKLWEAYERVAPTVRSIAADDEHGAAALSIRALEVLRDRAGLLVHEREVDGTDPAEEWDELTALARRLLEARPAMAVLRNRVNRAMASTEVRNATAVLESTIAGIDRALEADERAAANASEYVEGAVLTLSRSGTVLEALRAGDPSRVFVAESRPRCEGVDVAEALSTAVPVTLHTDAAAAHVLSRERVDCVLVGADTVLPDGRVVNKTGTRALAIAAAREGVPVYAVAATDKTSTRESINLESGSRNAVYEGDATLDVLNPTFDVTPADCLTGIVTERGTRSSVELEGVAAELRGLEGWG, from the coding sequence ATGACCGGAACCGACGAGTACGAGACGAGCCACGTCGTCACGGCGTTCCTCCGGAGCCGTGGCGAGGTGTTACTGTGCAGGCGAAGCGACGACGTCGGCACGTATCAGGGTGCCTGGGGCGCCGTTTCGGGCTTCGCCGAGGGCGACCCCGACGCCCAGGTCCGGGCCGAAATCGCCGAGGAGACGGGACTCGAGGAGGCGGTCTCGCTGGTCCGCTCCGCCCACCCGATCCGGTTCGAAGACCCCGACCTCGGCCGCGAGTGGGTCGTCCACCCGTACCTCTTCGACTGTGAGCGCCGCGACGTCGAACTGAGCGCGGAACACGACGACGCCGAGTGGATCGCGCCGACGGCGATCCTCACCGGCGACCGCGAGACGGTACCGAAGCTGTGGGAGGCCTACGAGCGCGTCGCCCCCACCGTCCGCTCGATCGCCGCCGACGACGAGCACGGCGCGGCTGCCCTCTCGATTCGCGCACTCGAGGTCCTGCGCGACCGGGCGGGACTGCTCGTCCACGAGCGCGAGGTCGATGGTACAGATCCCGCCGAGGAGTGGGACGAACTCACGGCGCTCGCCCGGCGGCTGCTCGAGGCCCGGCCCGCGATGGCCGTCCTCAGAAACCGGGTGAACCGGGCGATGGCGAGTACAGAGGTGCGAAACGCGACTGCGGTGCTCGAGTCGACGATCGCGGGAATCGACCGCGCCCTCGAGGCCGATGAACGCGCGGCGGCGAACGCGAGCGAGTACGTCGAGGGCGCGGTGCTGACGCTCTCGCGGTCGGGAACGGTGCTCGAGGCGCTCCGGGCTGGCGACCCCTCGCGCGTGTTCGTCGCCGAGTCGCGGCCGCGGTGTGAGGGCGTCGACGTCGCCGAGGCGCTGTCGACGGCGGTGCCGGTGACGCTGCACACCGACGCGGCGGCGGCGCACGTCCTCTCGCGGGAGCGGGTCGACTGCGTGCTCGTCGGGGCCGACACCGTCCTGCCCGACGGTCGCGTCGTGAACAAGACCGGGACGCGAGCGCTGGCGATCGCCGCCGCCCGAGAGGGCGTGCCGGTGTACGCCGTGGCCGCCACGGACAAGACCTCGACGCGCGAGTCGATCAACCTCGAGTCCGGTTCGAGAAACGCCGTCTACGAGGGCGACGCGACACTCGACGTGCTAAACCCGACGTTCGACGTGACCCCTGCCGACTGCCTGACGGGAATCGTCACCGAACGCGGGACGCGCTCGAGTGTGGAACTCGAGGGGGTGGCCGCGGAGTTGCGGGGACTCGAGGGGTGGGGCTGA
- the ddh gene encoding D-2-hydroxyacid dehydrogenase: protein MSPTLELSRLGVHESVEPVFPPERLVTELSDLPFDVRVIDDERIGDCDAVVTLAHREAFCDLEWVHSIQAGVDRFPEETFAERGVVLTNSTGIHDRTVGETVAGYLLAFSRRLHRYVENQADRTWERPAWDEAFTLPGSTACVVGTGTLGSGVAEVVGSLGVRTVGVRRSAEPVPGFDEVYAVEDLHEAIADADFVVITVPLTDETRGLFGPEEFAAMRDDAYVVNVARGPVVDEGALIDALERDALAGAALDVFETEPLPESSPLWGMEEVIVTPHCAAYTRDYFRDVGGIVRENVERLGSGTALYNRVV from the coding sequence ATGTCACCTACACTCGAGCTGTCGCGACTGGGTGTCCACGAATCGGTCGAACCGGTGTTTCCGCCGGAGCGACTCGTGACAGAGCTGTCCGACCTGCCGTTCGACGTGCGCGTGATCGACGACGAGCGGATCGGCGACTGCGACGCCGTCGTCACCCTCGCACACCGCGAGGCCTTTTGTGACCTCGAGTGGGTCCACTCGATCCAGGCGGGCGTCGACCGGTTTCCGGAAGAGACGTTCGCCGAGCGGGGCGTCGTCCTCACGAACAGCACGGGGATCCACGACCGGACGGTCGGCGAGACCGTCGCGGGCTACCTGCTCGCGTTCTCCCGGCGACTGCACCGCTACGTCGAGAACCAGGCCGACCGGACCTGGGAACGCCCCGCGTGGGACGAGGCGTTCACCCTGCCTGGAAGCACGGCCTGCGTCGTCGGCACCGGGACGCTCGGGAGCGGCGTCGCCGAGGTCGTCGGCTCGCTCGGCGTTCGAACCGTCGGCGTTCGGCGCTCGGCGGAACCCGTCCCCGGCTTCGACGAGGTGTACGCCGTCGAGGACCTCCACGAGGCGATCGCCGACGCCGACTTCGTCGTGATCACGGTACCGCTGACCGACGAGACCCGCGGCCTGTTCGGTCCCGAGGAGTTCGCCGCGATGCGCGACGACGCCTACGTCGTGAACGTCGCTCGAGGCCCCGTCGTCGACGAGGGGGCGCTGATCGACGCCCTCGAGCGGGACGCTCTCGCCGGGGCCGCTCTCGACGTCTTCGAGACCGAACCGCTCCCCGAGTCGTCGCCGCTGTGGGGGATGGAGGAGGTGATCGTCACCCCCCACTGTGCGGCCTACACCCGCGACTACTTCCGCGACGTCGGCGGGATCGTCCGCGAGAACGTCGAGCGACTCGGGTCCGGGACGGCGCTGTACAACCGCGTCGTCTGA
- a CDS encoding AMP-binding protein, with translation MEFEGEFPKTLPALFSKAFARRPERTAVLTDDGSLTYGELDRRSTALANALVDLGVEPEDRVATLLSNRLEGPIVDLAIFKAGATRLPINPTLSTDELAYLLADSGATTIVCDADRTGDVDGLPSDGSLTTRIAVARSLGANDAAGSTSPDGWHALEALEDAGDAESAPDVAVRPESIAGHFYTGGTTGKPKGVLYSHACLTVNFYAHLMELGFSDADTGLVSTPLSHSGGTFLLSGLLAGGTVVVQDGFDVDRAVAAVDAHDVSWTFLVPTMLYRLLDAGVEPADVPALERVIYGAAPIQTDRLEEAIDRFGPVFVQFYGQTEVPNLITTLDRRDHELALETGDEELLRSAGRPCLLTDVRIVDLETGEPVSTGERGEVTVRSPYAFESYHERPEATETTLRDGWVWTGDVGRVDEDGYLYLLDRSSDVVVTGGLNVYTREVEEVLGNHPAVAEVAVIGVPHEEWGEAVHAVVVVDEGADVDAAALREYAGERLAGYKKPKAVEFVDALPETPLGKPDKDTLRDRHWDDDRRIG, from the coding sequence ATGGAGTTCGAAGGCGAGTTTCCCAAGACGCTGCCCGCGCTGTTCTCGAAGGCGTTCGCCCGTCGACCGGAGCGAACCGCGGTGCTCACCGACGACGGCTCGCTCACCTACGGCGAGCTCGACCGCCGGTCGACCGCGCTCGCGAACGCCCTCGTCGATCTCGGCGTCGAACCCGAGGATCGGGTCGCGACGCTGCTGTCGAACCGGCTCGAGGGGCCGATCGTCGATCTCGCCATCTTCAAAGCCGGGGCGACCCGGCTGCCGATCAACCCGACGCTGTCGACGGACGAACTCGCGTACCTGCTGGCGGATTCCGGCGCGACGACGATCGTCTGTGACGCCGACCGGACGGGCGACGTCGACGGGCTCCCGTCGGACGGCTCGCTCACGACCCGGATCGCCGTCGCCCGTTCGCTCGGAGCCAACGACGCGGCCGGATCGACGTCGCCCGACGGGTGGCACGCGCTCGAGGCACTCGAGGACGCGGGCGACGCCGAGTCCGCACCCGACGTCGCCGTGCGCCCGGAGTCGATCGCCGGCCACTTCTACACCGGCGGGACGACCGGGAAGCCGAAGGGAGTGCTGTACAGCCACGCCTGCCTGACCGTCAACTTCTACGCCCACCTGATGGAGCTCGGCTTCTCGGACGCCGACACGGGGCTCGTCTCGACGCCGCTGTCACACTCCGGCGGGACGTTCCTGCTGTCGGGGCTGCTCGCCGGCGGCACGGTCGTCGTCCAGGACGGGTTCGACGTCGACCGGGCCGTCGCGGCCGTCGACGCACACGACGTGAGCTGGACGTTCCTCGTGCCGACGATGCTGTACCGGCTGCTCGACGCCGGCGTCGAGCCAGCCGACGTCCCCGCCCTCGAGCGGGTGATCTACGGCGCGGCCCCGATCCAGACCGACCGGCTCGAGGAGGCGATCGACCGGTTCGGACCCGTGTTCGTCCAGTTCTACGGCCAGACGGAGGTGCCGAACCTGATCACGACGCTCGACCGACGCGACCACGAACTGGCGCTCGAGACCGGCGACGAGGAGCTGCTTCGCTCGGCGGGGCGACCGTGTCTGCTCACCGACGTCCGCATCGTCGACCTCGAGACCGGCGAGCCGGTGTCGACGGGCGAGCGCGGCGAAGTGACCGTCCGCTCGCCGTACGCCTTCGAGTCGTACCACGAGCGCCCGGAGGCGACCGAAACGACCCTGCGCGACGGCTGGGTCTGGACCGGCGACGTGGGGCGCGTGGACGAGGACGGCTACCTCTACTTGCTCGACCGGAGCAGCGACGTCGTCGTCACCGGCGGGCTGAACGTCTACACCCGCGAGGTCGAAGAGGTGCTCGGCAACCACCCCGCCGTGGCAGAGGTGGCCGTCATCGGCGTCCCTCACGAGGAGTGGGGCGAGGCCGTCCACGCGGTCGTGGTGGTCGACGAGGGAGCCGACGTCGACGCGGCAGCACTTCGCGAGTACGCCGGCGAGCGGCTCGCAGGCTACAAGAAACCGAAGGCCGTCGAGTTCGTCGACGCGCTCCCCGAGACGCCGCTCGGCAAGCCCGACAAGGACACACTGCGCGACCGCCACTGGGACGACGACCGGCGGATCGGCTGA
- a CDS encoding coenzyme F420-0:L-glutamate ligase — MELHAVADVPEIRPGDDLAGLVAERFDLESGDVLTIASTVVSKAEGRAADLADFPASPRAREIAGRLEELTGEEKDPRFAQAVLEESTEVLMEAPFLLTESRFGHVSVNAGIDRSNVPDHDLLLLPKNPTASAERIRAGLPTDVPVIVTDTCGRPFRHGQRGVALGWAGMPASRDWRGERDRDGRELGVTVQSIVDELAAAANLVTGEGADGTPAVVVRGWEFGDLEGSNELFREVETDFVRQALRGWSYEP, encoded by the coding sequence ATGGAACTCCACGCAGTGGCGGACGTACCGGAGATCCGTCCCGGCGACGACCTCGCGGGCCTCGTCGCCGAGCGGTTCGACCTCGAGTCCGGCGACGTCCTGACGATCGCGAGCACGGTCGTCTCGAAAGCCGAGGGGCGAGCGGCCGACCTCGCGGACTTCCCCGCGAGCCCGCGAGCCCGGGAGATCGCCGGCCGTCTCGAGGAGCTGACGGGTGAGGAGAAAGACCCCCGGTTCGCCCAGGCCGTGCTCGAGGAGAGTACCGAGGTGTTGATGGAAGCGCCGTTCTTGCTCACCGAGAGTCGGTTCGGGCACGTCTCCGTCAACGCGGGAATCGATCGCTCGAACGTGCCGGATCACGACCTCCTGTTGCTCCCGAAGAACCCGACGGCGAGTGCCGAACGCATCCGCGCAGGCCTGCCCACCGACGTGCCCGTGATCGTCACCGACACCTGTGGTCGGCCGTTCCGTCACGGCCAGCGCGGCGTCGCGCTCGGCTGGGCGGGAATGCCCGCGAGTCGCGACTGGCGCGGCGAGCGCGACCGCGACGGCCGGGAACTCGGCGTGACGGTCCAGTCGATCGTCGACGAACTCGCCGCGGCCGCGAACCTCGTCACCGGCGAGGGGGCCGACGGGACGCCCGCGGTCGTCGTTCGCGGCTGGGAGTTCGGCGATCTCGAGGGGAGCAACGAGCTGTTCCGCGAGGTCGAGACCGACTTCGTTCGCCAGGCCCTGCGAGGGTGGAGCTACGAGCCATGA
- a CDS encoding tRNA pseudouridine(54/55) synthase Pus10, producing MTLTEDVRALLETGPVCDSCLGRPFADRSFGLTNAERGRALRTALALEDDEPFESVAEADCWVCEGYCGTFDALADVVVAELDGIDFETYQLGSRVPPLCEENERLLREDAGLDPDVGESLKREVNREVGRRVGAKTGADVEFERPDVLVIIDLEAFDPLEALEEVTVTSHAVDVQVNPAFVYGRYRKLERDVPQTEWPCRECGGSGVQLGDGGEEPCTYCDGTGYMYETSVEQTVRPHVVEAMDGREGKFHGAGREDVDARMLGEGRPFVLEVKQPRERSPDVEALEEQINAAADGAVEVEGLRLATYEMVERVKEHDASKHYRADVEFAEPVDEATFAAALEALDGTTVEQYTPQRVDHRRANLTRERTVYGIGGELLEPTRAEVRVHGEGGLYIKELVSGDDGRTEPSLAGLLETGAEVTALDVTGVEGEAEPFEREAYFR from the coding sequence ATGACGCTCACGGAGGACGTCCGCGCACTCCTGGAAACGGGGCCAGTTTGTGACTCGTGTCTCGGTCGCCCCTTCGCGGACCGGAGTTTCGGGCTGACGAACGCCGAACGGGGACGAGCACTCCGGACGGCTCTCGCCCTCGAGGACGACGAGCCGTTCGAATCGGTCGCGGAAGCCGACTGCTGGGTCTGTGAGGGCTACTGCGGGACGTTCGACGCGCTGGCCGACGTCGTCGTCGCCGAACTCGATGGAATCGACTTCGAGACCTACCAGCTCGGCTCGCGGGTGCCGCCGCTGTGTGAGGAGAACGAGCGCCTGCTGCGCGAGGACGCGGGGCTCGACCCCGACGTCGGCGAATCGCTCAAGCGCGAGGTCAACCGCGAGGTCGGCCGACGCGTCGGCGCGAAAACGGGTGCCGACGTGGAGTTCGAGCGACCGGACGTCCTCGTGATCATCGACCTCGAGGCGTTCGACCCCCTCGAGGCACTCGAGGAGGTCACCGTGACGAGCCACGCGGTCGACGTTCAGGTCAACCCGGCGTTCGTCTACGGCCGCTACCGCAAGCTCGAGCGCGACGTCCCCCAGACCGAGTGGCCCTGCCGCGAGTGTGGCGGTAGTGGCGTCCAGCTCGGCGACGGGGGCGAAGAACCCTGTACATACTGCGACGGGACGGGGTACATGTACGAGACGAGCGTCGAGCAAACCGTCAGACCGCACGTCGTCGAGGCGATGGACGGCCGCGAAGGGAAATTCCACGGTGCCGGCCGCGAGGACGTCGACGCCCGCATGCTCGGGGAGGGCAGGCCGTTCGTCCTCGAGGTGAAACAGCCGCGAGAGCGCAGCCCCGACGTCGAGGCGCTCGAAGAGCAGATCAACGCAGCCGCCGACGGCGCGGTCGAAGTCGAGGGGCTCCGGCTGGCGACCTACGAGATGGTCGAACGCGTCAAAGAACACGACGCGAGCAAGCACTACCGCGCGGACGTCGAATTCGCCGAGCCGGTCGACGAGGCGACGTTCGCGGCGGCCCTCGAGGCCCTCGACGGGACGACCGTCGAACAGTACACACCCCAGCGCGTCGACCACCGTCGAGCGAACCTCACTCGCGAGCGCACGGTGTACGGAATCGGGGGGGAACTGCTCGAGCCCACCCGTGCGGAGGTCCGCGTCCACGGCGAGGGCGGCCTCTACATCAAGGAGCTGGTAAGTGGCGACGACGGTCGGACGGAGCCGAGCCTCGCCGGGCTGCTCGAGACGGGCGCCGAGGTGACGGCGCTCGACGTGACCGGCGTCGAGGGCGAGGCCGAGCCGTTCGAACGCGAGGCATATTTCAGGTAG
- a CDS encoding DUF4870 domain-containing protein codes for MSPKHTHGSSTTEGPTLLEERSIGGIFVHLVAIPTGAIGAGLVYLLSTNEFTRRNARNALDWHLTVLAVTVVTFGSLFTYAELTGQGVTGVVVLSPPVTTVTVSVISALLFLWMLVPLWTFVVGCIAMGKATFGTAWRYPLAPAVVDRFASRVSLPGGWLLPISGYVVVTPLTIGTAFFGPRAGVAFIGTVFGVIGLTLVVTPLAVVAMYLHGERTRPADATWQPPIVAYIGAPTVVAVAGYVLSRTATDSINPAGDATYVFFAAFWISSVVYLIRWWTNERPKELAI; via the coding sequence ATGTCTCCCAAACACACCCACGGTTCGTCGACGACCGAGGGGCCGACGCTCCTCGAGGAGCGATCGATCGGTGGTATCTTCGTCCACCTCGTTGCGATTCCGACCGGTGCCATCGGTGCCGGACTGGTGTATCTCCTCTCGACCAACGAGTTCACCAGACGAAACGCCCGCAACGCGCTCGATTGGCACCTCACCGTGCTGGCGGTGACCGTGGTCACGTTCGGTTCGCTGTTCACCTACGCCGAGCTGACGGGTCAGGGGGTTACCGGCGTTGTCGTCCTTTCTCCCCCAGTCACCACTGTCACCGTTAGTGTGATCTCTGCGCTGCTGTTTCTGTGGATGCTCGTGCCGTTGTGGACGTTCGTCGTCGGATGCATCGCGATGGGGAAAGCGACGTTCGGAACCGCGTGGCGCTATCCGCTAGCGCCCGCAGTCGTCGATCGATTCGCTTCCCGCGTTTCGCTTCCCGGCGGCTGGCTGCTCCCGATCAGTGGGTACGTTGTAGTCACACCCCTCACTATCGGGACTGCCTTCTTCGGCCCGCGAGCGGGGGTCGCGTTCATCGGAACGGTGTTCGGCGTGATTGGCCTGACCCTGGTGGTAACTCCGTTGGCAGTCGTTGCGATGTATCTCCACGGCGAGCGCACCCGCCCAGCGGACGCGACGTGGCAGCCACCGATCGTCGCGTACATCGGCGCTCCGACCGTCGTTGCCGTTGCTGGATACGTGCTCTCGAGGACGGCCACCGACTCGATCAATCCGGCCGGAGATGCAACGTACGTCTTCTTCGCTGCGTTCTGGATCTCTTCTGTCGTGTATCTTATTCGCTGGTGGACGAACGAACGACCGAAAGAGTTGGCTATCTAG
- a CDS encoding 5,10-methylenetetrahydromethanopterin reductase — protein sequence MTGITRAIELTPEHSLERIADLAALAETEGFDAAFSSSHYFNRDPFVALSRMADATDELRLGPGVVNPYDSHPVSLAGRAATIDEVSGGRGLFGIGPGDRSTLANLGIEHDRPLRRVLESFDVARKLWAGETVTHEGTFIARDASLNLEPREIPVYVGAQGPHMIRMSAKHADGALINAAHPADLEWAAEQVEIGLAERPDEYGEFEALAFASVSVAADADEAREAARPPVAFIAGGAAEPVLERHGIDREAASAVSEALERGELGEAFGHVTPEMIDAFCVAGTTDEVAERFAAISEHVDGIVVGSPLGPDLEDAVVRAGEALDRVYSGH from the coding sequence ATGACGGGGATCACGCGGGCGATCGAACTCACGCCCGAACACTCACTCGAGCGAATCGCCGACCTGGCCGCGCTCGCGGAGACCGAGGGGTTCGACGCCGCGTTCTCGAGTAGCCACTACTTCAACCGCGATCCGTTCGTCGCGCTCTCGCGGATGGCCGACGCCACCGACGAACTCCGGCTGGGGCCGGGCGTCGTCAACCCCTACGACTCCCACCCCGTCAGCCTCGCCGGCCGCGCGGCGACGATCGACGAGGTGAGCGGCGGTCGGGGACTGTTCGGAATCGGTCCCGGCGACCGCTCGACGCTCGCGAACCTCGGGATCGAGCACGACCGGCCCCTCCGGCGCGTCCTCGAGAGTTTCGACGTCGCGCGAAAACTCTGGGCGGGCGAGACGGTCACCCACGAGGGGACGTTCATCGCTCGAGACGCCTCGCTCAACCTCGAGCCCCGCGAGATTCCGGTCTACGTCGGCGCCCAGGGCCCGCACATGATCCGGATGAGCGCGAAACACGCCGACGGGGCACTGATCAACGCTGCGCATCCGGCGGACCTCGAGTGGGCCGCTGAACAGGTGGAAATCGGCCTCGCGGAACGGCCCGACGAGTACGGCGAGTTCGAGGCACTCGCCTTTGCCAGTGTGAGCGTCGCGGCCGACGCCGACGAGGCCCGGGAGGCCGCTCGCCCGCCGGTGGCGTTCATCGCTGGCGGTGCAGCCGAGCCGGTCCTCGAGCGTCACGGTATCGACCGCGAGGCCGCGAGCGCGGTGAGCGAGGCCTTAGAGCGCGGCGAGCTTGGCGAGGCGTTCGGTCACGTCACCCCCGAGATGATCGACGCCTTCTGCGTCGCCGGAACCACCGACGAGGTCGCCGAGCGATTCGCCGCAATCTCCGAGCACGTCGACGGAATCGTCGTCGGATCGCCCCTCGGGCCGGACTTAGAGGACGCCGTGGTGCGGGCGGGCGAGGCGCTGGATCGCGTCTACAGTGGCCATTGA
- a CDS encoding EamA family transporter: MPLEVSDWTLGVLFAIVGAVGFAGQFLCIRLGTVDGEVSDAVLVVLGCNVVLVAPPVLVLYEPPYTALFTPTSFAAFAAAGIAGMFVARLLMFKSIEEIGASLTSPVIASNVLFATIFAVLFLGERLTVIHFLGIVLIVGGLAVVSWETAASSRAEQSIRETGTTLLLPLGAAICIGIEPIFVSIGLVEGTAILPGIVVMAGVATIGFVGYLAWTGSLRRIPLRRASTAWYVGAGVSTTIAFLAYFAALEVAPVVLVMPLLQLTPLLVVVLSLLLLPRRLEHVTWRVGASALVIVVGATFVSLSG; the protein is encoded by the coding sequence GTGCCGCTCGAGGTATCGGACTGGACGCTCGGCGTACTCTTTGCGATCGTCGGAGCCGTCGGCTTCGCCGGCCAGTTTCTCTGCATTCGGTTAGGAACGGTCGACGGTGAGGTGAGCGATGCGGTGCTCGTCGTCCTGGGGTGTAACGTGGTGCTGGTCGCGCCGCCCGTGCTGGTGCTGTACGAGCCGCCGTACACGGCCCTGTTCACGCCGACGTCGTTCGCTGCGTTCGCCGCGGCCGGCATCGCGGGGATGTTCGTCGCCCGTCTCCTCATGTTCAAGAGCATCGAGGAGATTGGGGCGAGTCTCACCTCGCCCGTGATCGCCTCGAACGTCCTCTTCGCGACGATATTCGCCGTGCTCTTTCTCGGCGAGCGGCTGACGGTGATTCACTTTCTGGGCATCGTGTTAATCGTCGGCGGGCTCGCGGTCGTCTCCTGGGAGACGGCCGCTTCGTCGCGAGCGGAGCAGTCGATCCGGGAGACGGGGACGACGCTCTTGCTCCCGCTGGGCGCGGCCATCTGTATCGGTATCGAACCGATCTTCGTTTCGATCGGGCTGGTCGAAGGGACGGCGATCCTCCCCGGCATCGTCGTCATGGCGGGCGTGGCGACGATCGGGTTCGTCGGCTACCTCGCGTGGACGGGCTCGCTCCGCCGGATTCCGCTCCGGCGCGCGTCGACCGCGTGGTACGTCGGAGCCGGCGTCTCGACGACGATTGCCTTCCTCGCCTATTTCGCGGCGCTCGAGGTCGCCCCCGTCGTCCTCGTCATGCCGCTGTTGCAGCTCACGCCGCTGCTCGTGGTCGTCCTCTCCCTGCTCTTGCTCCCGCGACGCCTCGAGCACGTCACGTGGCGGGTGGGTGCATCGGCGCTCGTGATCGTCGTGGGTGCGACGTTCGTCTCCCTGTCCGGGTAG
- a CDS encoding DUF4870 domain-containing protein: MTATPTSAGPELLDERSIGGILVHLLGLVTGFLGPIVVYVVSDHEFTRTNARHVINWHVTVFALWIVTFVTFFLGADEITVGGEPTEVSLLPAPLDTVFAIVGILLLIVLMVAILLTFVYTIVATVKAIFGSIWAYPGSIEVVERYR, from the coding sequence ATGACAGCCACACCCACTTCAGCCGGACCCGAACTGCTCGACGAACGCTCTATCGGTGGCATCCTCGTCCACCTGCTCGGACTGGTTACCGGATTTCTCGGACCGATCGTCGTCTACGTCGTTTCGGACCACGAGTTCACGCGGACGAACGCCCGTCACGTCATCAACTGGCATGTCACCGTCTTCGCGCTCTGGATTGTCACCTTCGTGACGTTCTTCCTCGGTGCCGACGAGATCACCGTGGGAGGAGAGCCAACCGAGGTCTCCCTGCTTCCAGCACCGCTCGATACGGTGTTCGCGATCGTTGGTATCCTTCTCCTGATCGTTCTGATGGTCGCCATACTGCTCACGTTCGTGTACACTATCGTCGCGACGGTGAAGGCGATCTTCGGATCGATCTGGGCGTATCCCGGCTCGATCGAGGTCGTCGAGCGATACCGGTAG
- a CDS encoding winged helix-turn-helix domain-containing protein codes for MVDSTQRSWTESMSGRERVRHVVELLDEPTPIQEIADRAAVSRATAADELQRLESDDWVTETTIDGTKAYDLNPVRMLFDEVTDLIEEHSRDELESQLTELKAEQEELAAEYNVGSLTEFREQLATDELSAEELRERRNVIATWEAINTELGLVKHALQLYGDVVELTSSRTDSRSTFA; via the coding sequence ATGGTTGACTCGACCCAGAGATCGTGGACGGAGAGCATGAGCGGGCGTGAGCGCGTTCGACACGTTGTAGAGTTGCTGGACGAGCCAACGCCAATACAGGAGATCGCGGACCGCGCAGCCGTTTCGCGCGCAACGGCAGCCGACGAACTCCAGCGGTTGGAGAGCGACGACTGGGTCACCGAAACGACCATTGATGGCACGAAGGCATATGATCTGAATCCTGTCCGGATGCTCTTTGACGAAGTAACGGACTTGATCGAGGAGCACTCGCGCGACGAGTTAGAGAGCCAGCTCACGGAGCTGAAAGCGGAGCAAGAGGAGCTCGCGGCGGAGTACAACGTTGGATCGCTCACGGAGTTCCGAGAGCAACTCGCTACGGATGAGTTGTCGGCTGAAGAGCTCAGAGAGCGCCGCAACGTGATCGCTACATGGGAAGCGATCAACACGGAACTCGGGCTCGTAAAGCACGCGCTCCAGCTGTACGGGGACGTTGTCGAACTCACCTCGTCCCGAACTGACTCGCGTTCGACGTTCGCCTGA